From Chryseotalea sp. WA131a:
TTAAGTATTTTACACCCAATTCGCCAGCGCCTTCAATTACATCCCGAACGGCCTCGATCGCATTTCTATGACCGAAAATGCGGACAGCCCCTTTGTTTTTTGCCCATCTACCATTGCCATCCATGATAACGGCAATGTGGCGAGGCAGATTATGAGGGTCAATATTTTCTTTAGCTGAAGCCACAAGGGTGCAAAAGTAGCCTTTTTTTGAAAATAATAGCGCACTTTTTAAGCCTTGGTTTCGTGTGTTTTAAGATGATTGTGATAAAGAAAAAGTTCTATTGTGACCCCAAATTAGCGATAGGGATTTTTGGCGCAGGGTATATCGTAGAAAGTATAGGTAAGGGTAATGCCGGTGAAGAAATAATTGTCGAAATCGTTGGGGTTACCGTATTGATAGTTTTTTAACGAAGGATCTGCTTGCGATACATTGTCGAGGTAGTCGAAAAAGGTTTTTCTTATACCAAATTCAAAAGCGATGTAATACTTAGGATTAAGCACATATTTCATGCCTCCACCGATTGGAATGGATAATTGAACATTGCTATACTCTGCCGGTTTGGTTTGCGTTCCTGAAATGCCGAATAAGGCAATGCCTGTAAACAAATAAGGGGTAAACCGAAGCCTACGCTTGTCATCGCGCCAATCCAAAAAATGATATTCGAATGTGCTGGACAACTCCATCAAAAAAAGATCAAAAGAGGCATTGCGCTTGAAGGCAGCCGGATCGATAGGGTCATTCTTATCACTGGCACCAAGTTGGCCAGCGGTTAGTGCCGTTCTAAAACTGATGACTCGGCTAATGTTGCTCCGGTAAAATAAGGTGGCAGCAGGCTCACTAGTCGTTAAGTCATAGGTACGTACCAAATCGCCTGTGTAGTTAAAAACACCGATGCCACCACCAATCTCGGAGCGTTGAGATAATTGGCTAAAAAGATTCGTAGCCGATAAAAAGGCAATAGTAAAAAAAACATTCGCAAGGGAATTGCGAATCATTATCTGAATTTCGCTTTATGGAAGGTGGCTCCTAAGATATACGTCAATCGCACTGAGGTCACCATATAGATATCGTTGTTCTTTTTGTTGCCTCTATTGTTGTCTGGGAACTCTCTTCCAAATCCGCTGCGTGTTAAATATGTGTTTCCATCGGCTCCTACATAACTTCCAAAGTTGAAAGGATCGGCAGCTATTTGCTGCGGGGTATAAAGTTCGTTGGTTCTATAAGATAAAGCTTGTGCCAATTTTGTTAAGGTTGGATCTCCATTTTCAGCTTTGATTTTGCCTAGGTCAACATAGTTTTGGCTTACATCATCCAGATAATCTGTGAAAGTATACCGGAAACCTAAATCGGCCCACAAATCAAACACTTCGTTTAATCTAAAACGAGCGCCAATGCCAAATGGTATAGCAAACTGCAAATTACTGTAAGGCTTTATTTCATAGTTGACATCACTTGGTGCTAAAGTTGCGTATTGCCCTTCCGTTCCCAGTGGTTGCAAATCAACCCATTGCCCAGCGTAAGGATTAGTCGTGCCGTCTAAGAAAGTGGCGGGGGCTTGAGCTTGCGGGTTATGGTAAAACAGTGCAGCCCCAACGAAAAAGTAGGGAGTCCATTTTACACGACTGATATAGGTAGATTGATTATCAAAAAGGTCAAAGTAAGCGACCGCTGACAGTTCGTGAATTCTGTTCCGGAACGAAGCATTGCGTTGAGCACGAAAGAAACCATTGCTAAGGTCATTTTCATTGGCAGACTCTTTATCTGACCCCTTTAGCGTTCCAAACATATACTGCACTTGCAATGTATAGCGAGGGCCAAAACGGTGGAATAAGGAAATGCCAAATCCCGGCTTGGTAAATGAAATGTCTGTGCTGAAAGCGGAAGGTGTTGGAGCTAAATCTCCAAAATAGTTTAGTGCATTTAATGAGAAGCCAACACCAGAATATACGTTTTGACGGCTAAAGCCCCTTTTTTTTCCTTGAAAACTGGCCATACTCTTATTATTTTTTTTGATGGCTTTTCGATTAAACTGGGCATAGGATTCATTAAAGGATCCTACCAGTAGAAACAAACTCATCAGAACAAAACATAGCTTTCTCATATCGAGTAATTTTAGGCCAAGTGCAAAGTTAAAAAAAATAATTAATTGACAATTAACCATTTAAAGTTAAAAAAGTAAATTTAATGTAAGATAATCTAATTTCGGATATCCAATCCCCAATTCAATTTTTGGCGTAAGGTATTGAAGTAATTTTGACCATCCAATTGAACCAAGCGAACCTTAAATTTCTCTTTGCTGATCTTCAATTTTACTGAATCATCAACGGTTTCGAAACGGGAATCTAATGATACCAGGTATTTTTTACTGCGGCCTTCAATTGCGAGCGTTATTTCCGAATCATCCGATAATACAATTGGCCTCGTGCCCAAATTATGCGGGCTAACGGCTGTTAGAACAAAGCACTCGGATTGAGGATTTACCAACGGCCCCCCACAGCTTAACGAATAACCCGTAGATCCGGTAGGCGTGGCAATGATCAATCCATCTGCCCAATAAGAATTCAATAGTTGCCCGCCCACAGATGCATGCACGGTGATCATGGAAGATGTGTCTTTTTTAGTGATGGTGAAATCGTTCAACGCATAATTGAGATTGCCAAATAACTTAGGTGTAGAGGTTAACTTTAACACCGAGCGGCTATCGATTTTAAACTGACCATTGATGAGTGCATCGATGGAGTCTTCCATATCATCGCGGCTGTTGGTGGCCAAAAAACCTAATCGGCCAGTGTTGATACCCATAATGGGCACTTCTGTTCGCCCGATGAATGTAACGGACTCCAACAACGTGCCATCGCCACCCAGCGAAAGAAAAAAATCCAGCAGGCGCAAATTGTCACCCAATTCAAAAGTTTTAAGTTTATAGGCTTGCACCTTGGCCGATTTAAATTGCTTTAGAAATTTGGATGAGACCCAAATCTCGGCCTCTGTCCTTTTCAGATGGTCAAGTACCTTCTCAATAAAGCGAGTGGATTTGTTTTGAAAATCTTTGCCGTGGATGCCAATGCGCTTCATAGAGCGGGTTTATATTTCTAGGTAACGAAGCAATAAATCCACCTTCTCTTTTTCGTGGTCTTCGTATTTGGTCTCTTTATAGCGTGCGATGACCCGGTAATTAAATCGCTCAAGCGTAGCTACAATTCGTTTGATATCGAGCTGATTGATTTTCAGTGTAAGCTTGATTTTGCCTATGTCCATGGGGTCTTCCACCATGTTGCTGCTGATAATTTTAGCATTATTCTCTTCTACATACCGGCTGATTTCGGCCAGGGAATAATCTACCAAGTCCATTGACAAAACAAGGATGGCCCCAGGCATTTGCACCGAGGCAGATTGAGCAAACGTGTATAAGATATCTTGAATGGTAATCAGCCCTACGTATCGAGAATCTTCGTTCAGCACGGCCACTATTTGCAATTTGTTGTCGCCCGCTACTTTTAAGATGTCATAAAAATGAGCATCCCCGGTAACGGTGCAGTTTGGGGCTACCAAATCAAAATCAGCAAGATTTTTTTCAATGTCGTTTGATTCTAAAATGATTTCTTCAGAGATAAAGCCAAGTAGTTTGCCATCGTCAACCACGGGCAAGTGATTGCAACGGAACTCTTCCATCCACACAATGGCCTTGTGGGCATCGTCTGTCACCTTCAGCGGTGGTATCATGTGGTTGATCAGTTCTTCGGCTATCATTTATTTCCTAACTAAAAAATCTTCCACCATTTCATTGAATTTCTCTGGGTGCTCCATCATAGGGGCATGACAGCATTTATCAATAAATTTCAATTCTGAGTTTGGAATCAATCGGTTAAACTCATGCCCAACCATTGGTGGGGTGATGGTGTCGTTCAGCCCCCACACAAGCAACGTTGGTACTTTTATTTTTGGTAATTCCAATGCCAAATTGTTTCGCTGAGCAGATTTTGCAATCGCCACGATGCGCATACACTTAGGGATGCTTTTAGTCGTTTCAAAAACCTCGTCTACCAATTCTTTACTGGCCACTTTCGGATCGTAGAACGTATACGCCACACGCTCGCGAATGTAATCGTAACTGCCTCTGCGTGGGTACGAGCCGCCCATTGTGTTTTCAAATAAACCCGAGCTTCCCGTAAGAACTAGCTTGGTCACTTTTTCAGGATTCTTGAGTGCATACAAAATACCAACATGGCCACCGAGTGAATTACCCATGATCATGAGCTTGTCAAGCTGCATTAATTCTACAAATCGCTCGGTAAACTCACGCAAGCCTTCTAACCCTGCCTGTTTAATAGGCATCTCATAAATAGGCAACATGGGTATCACCACGCGAAAATGCTTGGAGTAGTGATTTACCACTGCTTCCCAGTTGCTCAGCGCACCAAAAAGTCCGTGCAAAAGCATCAGTACAGGGCCGCTGCCTTTGTCAACATACTTAAAATCATGCGCTTCCTTTACTTGCAATGCCATTTTGGTATTTTATTTTCCGATAAGTAACTAAAAATTATTGAACCTAGAAACGGTCATCAAAACTCCTTAAAAATTTCTTTGAAGAAAGGGATCATATCACCAGCCCAACCCGACATGTTTTGCGCCACTTTGGCCACCCATGGATATAGGTAGGAGCCTGCCACCCAGTTGGATGGAAGCGTTAGTTTCAACGCAGTGGCCAGCCAAATAAGTACGCTAACGCAAAACACATATTTAGTTATCCCCAATGCCGCACCAGCAAAAGAATCTACTTTGCCGAGAAACGTATCGTCCAGCGAATTTTTGATTCGATTGCCAATGAACAATGTGAGCCCCAACACCAACACAAAAATGATCATGAATGAAAGGTAAGGAAGAAACTTTTTGTCGGCATTGAATTCTCGCTGCAGCACTTCCATTCCCCAGCCCATCAATTTGAAGCCCACAAAAATGCCCAGCACAATAGCGAGCAAATAAAAGAGTTCCATCAAAAAACCACGCTTGTAACCGAGATAGGCACCCAACCCGAGCATGAGTATCAATACAATGTCTGCTTTACTCAAGAGGCCAACAGCTTTTTAACCAACTCTGAAATGACTTTTCCATCGGCTTGGCCAGCCAATGCTTTGGTGGCCGTACCCATTACTTTGCCCATGTCTTGAGGACCTTTCGCACCTACCTGTTCGATTATTTTTTTCACCTCGGCAGCTATTTCGGCTTCACTAAGCTGCTTGGGCAAATACCGATTGATGATTTCCAATTGAAAAGTTTCTTTTTGTGCCAAGTCGGTGCGGCCTTCCTTGGTAAAGATTTCGGCTGATTCTTTGCGCTGCTTGGCAGCCTTCATCAAAATTTTGTTTTCTACATCATTGGCAATGTCTTCGCTGCCACCTTTCTCTGTTTCGGCTAGCAAAATCATGCTCTTAATGCTGCGCAAGGCTTCTAACTCTTCTTTGTTTTTGGCGAGCATGGCTTTTTTGATGTCGCCATCGATTTGAAGTTTTAAACTCATAAGTGATGCTATTAATGGGCAAAGATAGAATAGAAAACCAAATGACAGACCCCTGCGTTTGATAGACCAAAATGATTTTTTATGAAAGTAGTGATGATGCTTCTCGTGATTGGCTTGAATCTTTCAAGCTATGCCCAATCAGAAAAGGAAATCAACGACCAAGTTTGGAAGTCTTTTGTTGAAACTTTTAACAATCACCTATCAAACGAGTTTTTAGCACTTCATTCAAAAGAATTAGTACGCTCTTCGCGCGAGTCAAGACAAGTTCTCAACTGGGATCAGTATTTGAAACAGACAATTGGTGGCGACAAACAAGACCTTGATGAAAAACGGAAAAGAGATTTGGAATTGAGATTTACGGAGCGAATAAGCAACGGAAGCCAAGCGATTGAGGTAGGCGTTTACAAAACCACCTATCACTTTGCCAATGGCAAAACACAAACCTACTATGGCCGGTTTCATGTGGCCTTAAGAAAGGAAAAAGGAGTTTGGAAAATTTTGGTTGACACGGATTCATCAGAAAATAATTCCATTGGTGAAAAAGATTTTTTGGCCGCTAAACCGATGGAGTAGTCTTTGTCAGATGGCCGCAATCAAGCCTTGGGGGAAACTTCCCTTATTGGGCATTATTCATAAAATATTTTCGGAACAAAGGCTCAAAATAAGGCTCTGTTAATTCTGGTGTTCCTGTAAAGAAATCCATGATTTCAGAATCTTGCAAGGACTTTTCTATTCTCTTTATATTGCCAGGGCTGCCCAATTGGTAGTGGTTTATTACTCTACTTGAGGACATTTTTCTTTCCCCTGAAACAAAAGCGATAAGGTAATTTGCTTGGTATTTAGTTAGGTTCTCGGTTTGGGCGCGAAACAGATTTAGCATGTCTGCAAGAAGTTGCTCAAAGGATTCATTTACCGTTGATTCTGTAACCTCCTTTTCGGCATTGCTCCAACAAAGTCGACTTAAATATTGAACGTAGTAGGAATGGGCATTTACTTTTTCTATTAATTGTTTTGCAATTGTCTCGGTTATTTTTTTACCAGAATCTAGAAATTTTTCAGCTAAGAATTTAACCCAATGTTCGGTAGAGATTTTTTCCAAAAACAAAGTGTCGCCAAATCGAAAGAAAGGCTTAGAAGAGTCATTGAAAATGCCCGACATAAGGTGGCGCTTACTACCATATAAGCAATAGGAAACGCCTTGATGTTTTTGCCACACGGAGCGTAGCTTCTCCAAAAATTTTGCACCTTCGAGCCATTCTTGAATTTTTTGGAATTCATCTACGCAAACCAAAAATGGAATGCCTCTAGCATCAGCCAATCGCTGCGGAAGATTGAGTATTTCTGTCGGGTCAAATTTCCCCTTCGGTAACGACAAACCAATTTTAACCCCTTCCGTATCACCGACCGAAAAGGAAATGTAAGGTGCTATGTTTTGAAGGAACTCTTTGGTTGTTTTGGCCATGTTAGAAAGCTTTGATTCGCTTTTCAAAACAGATTTTAAGTAGACTTCTAAAAATTGTTCAGAAGAAGTGATCCCAAAACAATCTATTGCGGCCACCAAAATTTTGCCCTTATAGCGGGCAATAGATTCATCCACCAAAGAACTTTTTCCCCAACGTCTTGGTGATATAAGTATAACATTCTGACTATCAGTAAATGCTTGCTTGAGGCGGGCGATCTCCTTGGTGCGGTTACAGAAATTCTCTTCACCAACGATTTCACCGAATTTGAACGGGTTTTTAGTCATAACTCAAAATTACCTATCCATGTATATTATAAATATAGGTATTTTTTGATATACATAGTTGTAATATACATAGATAGCCTAAATTCATAAAAAAAGCCCATCCTTTTCTTTTGTAACTTTACATCATGACCCGCCTCTCCGTAAACATCAACAAAATTGCCACCCTGCGTAATGCGCGTGGAGCCAACAATCCTGACGTATTAAAAACTGCTTTGGACTGCGAGCGGTTTGGCGCACAAGGCATTACGGTGCATCCGCGGCCCGATGAGCGACATATTCGGTGGATGGATGCGATTGAACTAAAGAAAATTGTTACGACCGAATACAACATTGAAGGTTACCCCGATAAACGCTATTTAGATCTCATCAAAGAAACGAGGCCAACCCAAGCCACCTTGGTGCCCGATAAGCCAGATGCCATTACTTCAAATGCAGGCTGGGATACCATTGGCCACCATGGGTTTTTATCGGAAATAGTTTCGGAGATCAAAAGCTTGAGTGTGCGGGTATCCATATTTGTTGACCCAAGTACAAAAATGATTGATGGAGCTAAAAAAGTGGGTTCTGATAGAATTGAGCTATACACTGAGCCCTATGCCTCTAACTATCATCAAAATCGGGAGGCAGCCGTAAAGCCTTATGTAGAGGCAGCAAAAGTAGCCCATGAAATAGGATTAGGAATCAATGCAGGACACGATTTAGACTTGCACAATCTGAAGTACTTAAAGCAGTCGCTTCCCCACCTCGATGAGGTCTCCATTGGCCATGCTTTAATCTGTGATGCACTTTATCTAGGGCTGGAGAATACGATTCAGTTGTATTTGAGACAATTGATTTGAAAATTGGACAATTTGAAGATTTGAAAATCTTAAGTCGATTGATGGCAATTTTTAAAGTAGCCCATCTTCAAATTATGGACTTAAAACACCTCTCCCAAATTAACAAATACCCCCTGCGAGCCACCTTGCCCAAAGGCATAGTCAATGCACACATTGGTTCGCGAGTGCTTGTTGAATTTTAGTCGCACGCCAGCCCCAGCCCCAAGTGCTACGGAATTGAAAGAGTTACTGGGCCATTCGGTTACGGTCTGGGCGTTTCCAAAAACCACTCCACCAATCAACCCATTTCGCAAAACCTTAAAGCGATATTCGGCTTCGGTATAGACTAAATTTTTGCTCCTAAATCTTCCTTGAATGTAACCTCGCCCGGTGTTGCTGAAAGGATCCCACCCGGTGGAGGGCAGATCAAGATACGGTGCGTTGCCGGCAAACGTAAACCAGTTATAACTCCACAAAGCCAAAATGTTTTCGCTGTGACGAGGAAAGGGAATATACCTGCGCATATCCAATTGAATGGCTTGCCAACTTTGATCGCTTCCTAGGGCAGTAAGATTAGATCGGTAAACAAAATTAAAGTAGGTGCCACCCCATGGATTGATGGAGTTGATTCGATCATCGTACAAGACATTGAATAGAATGCCCGAGGAGGTAGTGCTGTTACTTAATCCATAGCTGTTCATCTGGGCAAAGACTTCAGTGCTCGGATTGGTTTCCACAATGTCGTAGCGATGGTCCCATGCCAGCCCCAAGCCTGCGTACCAATTTGGACGAAAAGGTGCAAGTACCGTTTGGTGAAACCGTAGGTAGGAGTAGGTTTGGTCTACAAAATTTTCAAGAGACGATTGACCACCCAACCCATAGGTTTTTTGCGGATACCAATAATATCGCCAATCGGAAACCAAATTTAACTTATTGTTACGAGTCCAAATATTGTTTTGCAAACGAAACACAAATTGCTGCTTTTGAGTATAGAGTATGTCGATATACACAATGGAAATTTTTTGATCTTGAAACTCGCTGGTGAAAAAGGCCACATCGCCTACAAAAATGCTGGCCCAGCCGCTGGTGAGTGAGTAGCCAATGGAGGGTGCTCCTGAAAAATAGACTCGGCCCGATTTTTTGGTCAGCGTATCTCGTTTCAATAGCCACTTGGTTTTAAGAATGCTTCCGGCTATATCAATAACATCTTTCTGATTTCTTTTTAAGATGAGCATATCCTGTGCTGGGGAAGGATAGAAGAAGAATAGTATTGAAAGAAGAGTGAGAAGGCGAAGAAGCATTTAGGTTAGATTTACCAGTTTAGACATCAACAGCATCTAACGGGTTTAATGCCAAAGTAGATAAAACCATTTTGAACTTCCAATTCAAAATGGTTGATAACGACTGTGTGGTGCCAAACAACAGTCTGGTACGTTTGCATAAGCCCGAGTTTGGTTCTCCAAGATTTTTGGCAAAAGCAAAAGAACAGGGTTATTTTTTTGGCATCCTTCGGGCCTTGTTCGCATTTTAAGACAAATCCACTTGAGTAATTTTCTCTTATAGAAATTGGCTAATTAATGATTGTTAATCCCGATTGCCAATTCATCTATCGGTATTCACAAATTTTTCAACTAAACTTGCAGAGTTTTAATGCATCTGCCTTTTGATAAAACCATTTTTCAGGTCGTTGTTCACAAAGAAACCATTCGTTATCGCGTTGGTTGCGCTGATCGTGGGCATTTTGTTTTTGTGGATTGATAGCACCACCTCCTTTTTTTCAAAGCCTGGTGATTATGCCGAAGAGCAAGACTCTATCATGATTATTACGCCTACACCCAAGCCAATCATTTTGTATGGCATGGAGGTAACCGACCTGAATGTGATTGAAGATGTAGTGAAAAAAAACCAACTTTTTTTTGAGCTATTCAAAGATGCGTTTGTATCGCAGCAAGTGATGCAGCAACTGCACACGCTTTCCAGAAAAGAATTTGATTTTAGAAAAGTAGCTTCCAATAAAAAGTACACCCTCATCCACGAAAATGATTCGCTCAAATCCGCTCATGCACTGGTGTATGAAGCAAACCCAATCGAGTATGTGATTTTTTATTTGAAAGATTCTCTTCGTATTGAGGCTAAGCAAAAAGAAGTGGTGACCGAAGAAAAATCAATCGCAGGGCGTATTGAATCTTCGTTGTCCGAAACAATTGAGGAACTCGATATATCAAACGAACTCACCAATAAATTTGTAGACGTGTTTGGATGGCAAGTGGACTTTCAGCGATTGCAAAAAGGAGATCAATTCAAATTGATTTATGAGGAAAAATCGGTGGAAGGAAAACCTTTTGCCATTGGCGATATTTTAGGAATTTACTTTGAACACTTCGGGAATGGTTATTATGCTTTTCCGTTCGATCAAGGTGATGGCTTGGATTATTTCGATGAAAAGGGAAATAGCCTTCGCAAAGCATTGCTCAAATACCCTATTGAATTCACGCGCATCAGTTCGCGTTACTCCATGAGTCGATTCCACCCTGTTGTAAAAGTCTTTCGGCCTCATTTGGGTACTGATTTTGCCGCGCCCACAGGCACACCGATTCGCAGTGTAGGCGATGGAATAGTGGAAGACGCCCAATACACCACCAATAATGGTAACTACGTGAAAGTTCGGCATAATGCCACCTACACCACAGGGTATCTGCACATGTCAAAAATAGCCTCGGCCATCACACCGGGCACGCGCGTTAGGCAAGGTCAAACAATCGGTTATGTGGGCAGTACAGGTTTAGCGACAGGCCCACATTTGTGCTATCGCTTTTGGCGCAATGGGGTGCAGGTAGATGCGTTGCGAGTGGAGTTACCTCCTTCTCAACCGGTTAAAAAAGAATTGCTTTCGGATTTTGAAAAAGTAAAGGAAGCTTGTTCAAAAAGGTTACAAGCCATACCATTCCCAGAAACAATCCCTACAGTAGTGGTTGCCAAAAACTAAAAATCCATTTCCTATTTATAAAGTGATCTGAAATGCTACTCGAATCCAAGTAATTTGCGAAGTAGTATATTTGCTTAAAAGCGATTGTATGCGTGCGTTGAGGTATTTCCTGTTGTTATTTTTATCTACCCTAAGCTACTTCGCACAATCTCAAAAGGTATCAGTAGTATTGAGCGGTGGAGGCGCCAAAGGCCTCGCCCATATTGGTGTGCTAAAAGCTCTAGAGGAAAATGAAATCCCTATTGATAATGTCATAGGCACATCCATGGGTGGAATTGTGGGTGGATGTTATGCAGCCGGCATGAGCCCCAACCAAATTGAAGACATGGTTACCAGTCCAGAATTTTTAGACTGGGTAAACGGACGATTTGAGAAAGGACGAAGCTATTACTACTTCAAAAAAGAAAACGATGCCTCGTTTCTGCGCTTAAATTTATCCCTTGATTCTACTTTTAATTTTCTCTTCAACACCAGCATTGCCAGTGACCTTTCATTAAATTTTGCCATGGCGGAGAAGTTGGCTCAACCATCGGCCATTTCGAAAAATGATTTTGATAGTTTGTTTGTGCCTTTGCGAATAATGGCTGCGGATATTTTTACACAATCTGAAGTTGTGCTGAAAAAAGGCGCACTGAGTGACGCGTTGCGTGCCACTCAGACTGTTCCCTTCTTTTATAATCCGATTCGCATCGATGGAAAATATTTATTTGATGGTGGCGTGTACAATAACTTTCCTATCGATGTAGCCGAGCGTACCTTCCAACCCGAAGTTATCATTGGCTCAAATGTTTCTTCTAAGGTTTACAACACCTACCCATTTGGCGAAGATGAAAAGCTCATCTCAAGATCCTTGCTCTATATGTTGTTGGATAAATCAAACCCAAACGATGTGCCGGCATCAGGGGTCTATATTCAACCTAATTTAACGGCCTATTCTGCGTTTGATTTTGAAAGTGCCCAAGCCTTGATTGACAGCGGTTATCAACAAACCATAAAGCAAATGCCCGAAATCAAAGCGAAAGTAGGCAGACGCATAGCTTGTGAAGAAGTGGCCCGCAAGCGAAACGGGTTCAATCGAAAAACATCACCAATAGTGGTTCAAAACATTGAATTGGAAGGTTTTAACAAAGGGCAGCAATTGTATTTGAATAAGTTTTTTAAAAGTGGCAAACGGCCTCTTTACTTTAACGATATTAAAACAGGCTACTTCAAATTGGTTTCAGAACCATATTTCAACAATGTCTATCCAAGTTTTAACTTTGATACTACTGACCATAAGTTCGATTTTAAACTTAGCCGCAGGCCGCAGAACAATTTTCAGGTCGACTTTGGTGGTGTGATTGCCACCCGTAGCATTTCGCAAATGTTTTTGGGCATCAATTATTATTACTTCAATAGAGCCCTTACTCGGTATTCGGCCAACTTTTTTGCTGGCAACTTTTACAAATCCGCTTTGATAAAGGCTAGGATTGATATTCCATTATTAGGTCAATTTTATATTGAGCCCGAACTGGTATTCAATAGCTGGAGTTTTTTGCAAGGTGATGATATCGTTCAAAAAAAATTCAGCCCTACCGTATTAGACCGCATTGATAGGCGATTTGGCCTAAATATCGGACTGCCAGTGGGCAATAGAATCAAGATGGCTTTAACGGGTGCTTATATCAACAATAATGATCAATATGTGGATACGCCTGTGCTGGTTTCTACCGATACACTTGATGGGCTGAAGGTCACGGGTTATCGAGCGGGGATTTCTTTCTCGGCTAATTCACTAAATCGTAAACAATATGCTTCCAATGGAAAATCATACACCATTTCAGGAGACTGGTTTAATTTGGATGAAACCCTCACACCAGGCAACACTTCCTTGTTAAGCCAAATCGCCAAAAAAAATCGTAGTTGGGTGCAAGCCAGGGTAACATTAGAGCAATATTTTAAAAAGGGAATTTATAGTTCAGGTTATTATTTTGATGGTGTGCTTTCCAACCAGCCTACTTTTCAAAATTACTTTGGCACCATTATCTATGCGCCATCTTTCAATCCTATGCAAGATAGCCGAACGCTATTGCTTCGAAATTTCAGAGCGTTCAATTACATAGCAGGTGGTTGGCGAAATGTTTTTGCCATTCGCAAGAATTTAGATTTTAGGGCAGAAGGTTATGCCTTTAAACCGATTGCAGCGATAAAAGAAATCAATCAAGAAGCTCAGTTTGATGATGACTTTACTAAAATATACTTTGCTGGAATGGCCAGTTTTGTGATGCACACCACCATCGGGCCAATAAGCTTAAGCCTTAACTACTATGATGATAAAAGCAGACAATGGGGCGTGTTGCTGCACGCTGGATTCTTGCTTTTCAACAAAACCTCGATGGAAAATTGAACCCGATCAACCATTGCTTTAAGTCCGTTGATTTTCTTTTTTTCTTATCCCTTTCTTCAATTTTCATTTTTTAACTAAATTTAACTTTTTATTAGGCTAATATTACCTACCAAAATC
This genomic window contains:
- a CDS encoding patatin-like phospholipase family protein encodes the protein MRALRYFLLLFLSTLSYFAQSQKVSVVLSGGGAKGLAHIGVLKALEENEIPIDNVIGTSMGGIVGGCYAAGMSPNQIEDMVTSPEFLDWVNGRFEKGRSYYYFKKENDASFLRLNLSLDSTFNFLFNTSIASDLSLNFAMAEKLAQPSAISKNDFDSLFVPLRIMAADIFTQSEVVLKKGALSDALRATQTVPFFYNPIRIDGKYLFDGGVYNNFPIDVAERTFQPEVIIGSNVSSKVYNTYPFGEDEKLISRSLLYMLLDKSNPNDVPASGVYIQPNLTAYSAFDFESAQALIDSGYQQTIKQMPEIKAKVGRRIACEEVARKRNGFNRKTSPIVVQNIELEGFNKGQQLYLNKFFKSGKRPLYFNDIKTGYFKLVSEPYFNNVYPSFNFDTTDHKFDFKLSRRPQNNFQVDFGGVIATRSISQMFLGINYYYFNRALTRYSANFFAGNFYKSALIKARIDIPLLGQFYIEPELVFNSWSFLQGDDIVQKKFSPTVLDRIDRRFGLNIGLPVGNRIKMALTGAYINNNDQYVDTPVLVSTDTLDGLKVTGYRAGISFSANSLNRKQYASNGKSYTISGDWFNLDETLTPGNTSLLSQIAKKNRSWVQARVTLEQYFKKGIYSSGYYFDGVLSNQPTFQNYFGTIIYAPSFNPMQDSRTLLLRNFRAFNYIAGGWRNVFAIRKNLDFRAEGYAFKPIAAIKEINQEAQFDDDFTKIYFAGMASFVMHTTIGPISLSLNYYDDKSRQWGVLLHAGFLLFNKTSMEN
- a CDS encoding peptidoglycan DD-metalloendopeptidase family protein, giving the protein MIITPTPKPIILYGMEVTDLNVIEDVVKKNQLFFELFKDAFVSQQVMQQLHTLSRKEFDFRKVASNKKYTLIHENDSLKSAHALVYEANPIEYVIFYLKDSLRIEAKQKEVVTEEKSIAGRIESSLSETIEELDISNELTNKFVDVFGWQVDFQRLQKGDQFKLIYEEKSVEGKPFAIGDILGIYFEHFGNGYYAFPFDQGDGLDYFDEKGNSLRKALLKYPIEFTRISSRYSMSRFHPVVKVFRPHLGTDFAAPTGTPIRSVGDGIVEDAQYTTNNGNYVKVRHNATYTTGYLHMSKIASAITPGTRVRQGQTIGYVGSTGLATGPHLCYRFWRNGVQVDALRVELPPSQPVKKELLSDFEKVKEACSKRLQAIPFPETIPTVVVAKN
- a CDS encoding BamA/TamA family outer membrane protein translates to MLLRLLTLLSILFFFYPSPAQDMLILKRNQKDVIDIAGSILKTKWLLKRDTLTKKSGRVYFSGAPSIGYSLTSGWASIFVGDVAFFTSEFQDQKISIVYIDILYTQKQQFVFRLQNNIWTRNNKLNLVSDWRYYWYPQKTYGLGGQSSLENFVDQTYSYLRFHQTVLAPFRPNWYAGLGLAWDHRYDIVETNPSTEVFAQMNSYGLSNSTTSSGILFNVLYDDRINSINPWGGTYFNFVYRSNLTALGSDQSWQAIQLDMRRYIPFPRHSENILALWSYNWFTFAGNAPYLDLPSTGWDPFSNTGRGYIQGRFRSKNLVYTEAEYRFKVLRNGLIGGVVFGNAQTVTEWPSNSFNSVALGAGAGVRLKFNKHSRTNVCIDYAFGQGGSQGVFVNLGEVF